Proteins encoded by one window of Kwoniella dendrophila CBS 6074 chromosome 9, complete sequence:
- a CDS encoding transketolase, which translates to MSPIATHTQDTHHGKDLSKDPHVPAKASSPETEKLVINTIRCLGADLCQQYKGGHPGTVMGAAAIATALWKYSMRYNPANPEWVNRDRFVLSAGHACLLQYILLHLSGYSTWSLDQIKKYHAPTMDGIAAGHPEIEFPGVELTTGLLGQGIANAVGLAIANKNMAATYNKQDYPIIDNKVWCFTGDGCLQEGIGQEAISMAGHWGLDNLILVYDNNSVTVDGTIDICFTDDTSAKLKAMGWHVLEVDDGSNDLAAIVQAFDKAKSLTGKPTFINIKTVIGIGSANQGSGKVHGAALGEQDVANVKTALGFDPKEKFVVQQSVYDYFSESKSRGAKDEEEWNKLLEKYNKAYPEQAAEFKRRLNGELKEGWENNLPPKESLPKDPKATRQSSGIMLKSVIPQDNSFLVGSADLCESTFVNWDDMVEFQNPESGYGDYSGRQIRYGIREHAMVAVANGLSAWHKGAIVPVMSSYFIFWLYAAAAIRMSALMKLRFIGIATHDSIGVGEDGPTHQPVAFPLFLRALPNFNYIRPADAEEVAGAWILALKDTENPSILSLTRQPVPLLEGTDRNRVQFGAYIVHGSEQELPDITLISTGSEVSRAIETAKLLSEQSSYKVRVVSMPHYSRFESQSKEYKKSIIPSNKSLVVAIEPYCSFGWSKYAHAGCHMTGFGHSAPYAVLFEHFGFGPKNLAEKIQNWAKPKRNSNGNGWDLPGVGEFEELLSNQNQGH; encoded by the exons ATGTCACCTATAGCTACCCATACTCAAGACACTCATCATGGTAAAGATCTTAGTAAAGATCCACATGTCCCCGcaaaagcttcttcaccagAAACAGAGAAATTAGTTATAAATACTATAAGATGTTTAGGTGCAGATTTATGCCAACAG TATAAGGGAGGTCATCCTGGTACTGTAATGGGTGCAGCTGCTATTGCAACAGCACTTTGGAAATATAGTATGAGATACAATCCAGCTAATCCAGAATGGGTAAATCGTGATC GATTCGTTCTATCTGCTGGGCACGCATGTCTTTTACAATATATCTTACTTCATTTATCTGGATATTCAACTTGGAGTTTAGATCAAATTAAGAAATATCATGCTCCAACAATGGATGGTATAGCTGCCGGTCATCCGGAAATCGAATTTCCAGGTGTAGAACTAACAACAGGTTTATTAGGTCAAGGTATTGCTAATGCAGTTGGTTTAGCTATTGCTAATAAAAATATGGCTGCAACTTATAATAAACAAGATTATCCAATTATAGATAATAAAGTATGGTGTTTCACTGGTGATGGTTGTTTacaagaaggtataggtcaagaag CTATTTCAATGGCTGGACATTGGGGTCTTGATAACCTTATTCTTGTATACGACAACAACTCTGTCACTGTTGACGGAACAATCGATATTTGTTTTACCGATGATACTTCGGCAAAATTAAAAGCTATGGGATGGCACGTTttagaagttgatgatggttcGAACGATCTCGCTGCTATAGTTCAAGCATTTGATAAAGCGAAATCGTTAACTGGAAAACCAACTTTCATTAATATCAAAACAGTCATTGGTATTGGATCAGCTAATCAAGGTAGTGGTAAAGTTCATGGTGCAGCATTAGGTGAACAAGATGTAGCCAATGTGAAAACTGCATTAGGTTTTGATCCAAAAGAGAAATTCGTTGTTCAACAATCAGTTTATGATTATTTCAGTGAAAGTAAATCTAGAGGtgcaaaagatgaagaagaatggaataaattattagaaaagTACAACAAAGCTTATCCTGAACAAGCTGCTGAAtttaaaagaagattaaatGGTGAATTAAAGGAAGGTTGGGAAAataatttaccaccaaaagaatctttaccaaaagatCCAAAAGCAACAAGACAATCAAGTGGTATAATGTTAAAATCAGTTATACCTCAAGATAATAGTTTCTTAGTTGGTTCAGCAGATTTATGTGAATCAACTTTTGTTAATTGGGATGATATGGTTGAATTCCAAAATCCTGAATCTGGTTATGGTGATTATTCAGGTCGTCAAATTAGGTATGGTATTAGAGAACATGCTATGGTGGCTGTAGCAAATGGTCTTTCAGCTTGGCATAAAGGTGCTATAGTACC AGTCATGTCAAgttactttatcttctggtTATATGCAGCAGCAGCTATCCGAATGTCAGCTTTGATGAAACTTCGATTCATTGGAATTGCAACACATGATTCAATTGGTGTTGGAGAAGATGGACCTACACATCAACCAGTTGCATTCCCATTATTTTTAAGAGCTTTaccaaatttcaattatattAGACCTGCTGATGCAGAAGAAGTTGCCGGTGCATGGATACTAGCTTTAAAAGATACTGAAAATCCAAGTATATTATCTTTAACTAGACAACCTGTTCCATTATTAGAAGGAACTGATAGAAATAGAGTTCAATTTGGTGCTTATATCGTTCATGGTTCTGAACAAGAATTGCCTGATATTACTTTAATTTCAACTGGATCAGAAGTTTCAAGAGCTATTGAAACAGCAAAATTACTCTCTGAACAGTCTTCATATAAAGTTAGAGTAGTTTCAATGCCACATTATTCAAGATTTGaatcacaatcaaaagaatataaaaaatcaattataccttcaaataaATCTTTAGTCGTTGCTATTGAACCTTATTGTTCTTTCGGTTGGTCAAAATATGCTCATGCAGGTTGTCATATGACTGGATTCGGTCATTCAGCTCCTTATGCAGTTTTATTTGAACATTTCGGTTTCGGTCCTAAGAATTTAGCGgaaaaaattcaaaattggGCAAAACctaaaagaaattcaaatggaaatggttGGGATTtacctggtgtaggtgaatttgaagaattgctttcaaatcaaaatcaaggtcatTAA